A single Pedobacter sp. PACM 27299 DNA region contains:
- a CDS encoding SusC/RagA family TonB-linked outer membrane protein produces the protein MRVNLIIAIITTCLLQVSAAGFAQKVNYVKQNTTLHQVFQEIKKQTGFRVLYSDQNLNSQMKINANFKDSELSQVMETLLKDQNLTYKMERRNILIKIRPIAFQQLNTALKDINISGKVLDKDKKPLPGASVSVKGTNKVVSTDENGNFALKNIEEQAILVVSFVGYLRKEVPVNGASVVNIVLDEDVSLLGDVVVVGYDTRKQSELTSAVSVVSSEKLKDVTANSIGAMLQGKVAGLQVVNSSGAPGANAEIRLRGVSSVNANQSPLFVVDGIIGGNYDPNDVESVTILKDAGATAMYGSQANAGVIIVTTKRAKQAETRFEAKVSTGFRTPDFGKMKLMNSNELYDYQKEFYRDYVVGAPNNSYKIDLVKFYSERPLSLRDQDYDWSKESFKTAPIYNFYLSASGKTEKNDYYVGASYYKEKGTFINTDFQRVNLRGNSTYHFSKKFDLTNNINLSASQGKSYDYMDAYYSFLNMPWDNPYDASGNPIYVDGNSTFKWWSRDKINPIHTVQNSEHPYKGFNVNYDLGINYRLTDWLTFASSNRLSASFDKGTNYVSPLAAGTYRGMGFLDELNTLNYGLVSNQLFKFNFKLGEHSISGFAGGAFESSKIETSGASGKGLPEGLKVPGVISSSQVIVGAHNKYILQSLLSQVNYSYKNKYFLSGSFRYDGSSNFAPSKQYGGFPSISAAWAVSNEAFLADNHILSNLKVRASYGITGTQDIGASRFLGLFSLTTKYNSLVAAVPYQLPSPNLTWESKRQLNAGMDIGLFNRLNLTLDVYRNDTKDLLLQVSQPLSVGFETKWENAGSVINKGMELGINSTNIRTKDFEWITDFTFNYNNNKLAGFPSDIVKTGSWSISQIYRNGGDLFEFYMPKWLGVDAQTGAPLWEKLIYNEQGEAVAKESTSDYSQATNQEVGSALPKYQGGFNNSFRYKNFNLRVSTYFNYGNKVFSNNLRFMMNDGHEPYYNQIKLPKGAKIWTQPGDTGATEPSAQNSANSTETSTRYLKDGSYFTIRNIALSYTLPSSWAKKMSMSDVTVGITADNVATFSNFLGQDPQTTITPTRYATPGVSDFKYPNNRQYLLNVNFSF, from the coding sequence ATGAGAGTTAATTTGATCATCGCCATCATTACAACCTGCTTATTACAAGTCAGTGCAGCAGGTTTTGCTCAAAAAGTCAATTATGTAAAACAGAATACCACACTTCATCAGGTTTTTCAGGAGATCAAAAAGCAAACCGGTTTCCGGGTTTTGTATTCAGATCAGAATTTAAATAGCCAGATGAAGATTAATGCCAATTTTAAAGATTCAGAATTGAGCCAGGTGATGGAAACGCTATTAAAAGACCAAAACCTGACTTACAAAATGGAACGCAGGAACATCCTGATTAAGATCCGGCCAATTGCCTTCCAGCAGCTCAATACTGCCCTCAAAGACATTAACATCAGTGGAAAGGTGCTCGACAAAGATAAAAAGCCCTTGCCCGGGGCATCTGTCAGTGTAAAAGGGACTAACAAAGTAGTCAGCACTGATGAAAATGGGAATTTTGCCTTGAAAAATATAGAGGAACAGGCCATATTGGTGGTTTCTTTTGTGGGCTATTTAAGAAAAGAGGTGCCGGTTAATGGTGCTAGTGTTGTAAACATTGTGCTCGATGAGGATGTCAGTCTGCTCGGCGATGTAGTGGTAGTCGGTTATGATACCAGAAAACAAAGCGAGTTGACCAGTGCGGTTTCCGTGGTTTCTTCCGAGAAGTTAAAGGATGTTACGGCCAATTCTATTGGTGCTATGCTTCAAGGTAAAGTGGCTGGTTTGCAGGTGGTGAACAGCTCTGGAGCGCCGGGTGCCAACGCGGAAATCAGGCTGCGCGGCGTTTCGTCGGTTAATGCAAATCAAAGCCCTCTTTTTGTGGTGGATGGAATTATTGGTGGTAATTACGATCCTAATGACGTAGAAAGTGTTACGATCTTAAAAGATGCGGGGGCGACTGCCATGTATGGCTCACAAGCAAACGCGGGGGTGATTATCGTAACTACAAAAAGGGCAAAACAGGCCGAAACCAGGTTTGAAGCTAAAGTTTCCACTGGTTTTCGAACTCCAGATTTTGGTAAAATGAAGCTGATGAACAGCAATGAGCTTTATGATTATCAAAAAGAATTTTACCGCGACTACGTGGTTGGTGCTCCCAATAACTCTTATAAGATTGACCTGGTGAAATTCTATTCTGAGCGCCCTTTGTCGCTGCGTGATCAGGATTATGACTGGTCTAAAGAGTCCTTTAAGACCGCTCCGATTTATAACTTCTACCTTTCTGCAAGTGGCAAAACGGAGAAGAACGATTATTATGTAGGCGCATCCTATTATAAAGAGAAGGGGACTTTTATCAATACTGATTTTCAAAGGGTTAATCTACGTGGAAATTCGACGTATCACTTCTCCAAAAAATTTGATTTGACCAATAATATCAACCTCAGTGCCTCACAGGGCAAGAGCTATGATTATATGGATGCCTATTATTCTTTCCTGAATATGCCTTGGGATAATCCTTATGATGCTAGCGGAAACCCAATTTATGTAGATGGTAATTCTACTTTTAAATGGTGGTCTAGGGATAAAATAAATCCGATTCATACGGTACAAAATTCAGAGCACCCTTATAAAGGTTTTAATGTAAATTATGATTTGGGCATCAACTACCGCCTGACCGACTGGCTTACATTTGCCAGTTCAAACCGGTTGTCGGCCTCCTTCGATAAAGGCACCAATTACGTATCCCCACTCGCTGCGGGTACCTATCGTGGGATGGGCTTTCTTGATGAGTTAAATACCCTGAACTACGGCCTCGTGAGTAACCAGTTGTTTAAATTCAATTTTAAATTGGGTGAGCACAGCATAAGTGGTTTTGCTGGCGGAGCTTTTGAAAGCAGTAAAATCGAAACTTCTGGTGCTTCGGGTAAAGGTTTGCCGGAAGGATTGAAAGTACCGGGAGTAATCTCCAGCAGTCAGGTGATCGTGGGCGCACACAATAAATACATCTTACAATCTTTGTTATCGCAGGTAAACTACAGCTATAAAAATAAATATTTCCTGTCAGGTTCATTCAGGTATGATGGTTCATCCAACTTCGCTCCAAGTAAGCAGTACGGTGGCTTCCCATCTATATCGGCAGCATGGGCGGTAAGCAATGAAGCTTTCCTGGCCGACAATCACATTTTAAGTAACCTGAAAGTACGCGCCAGTTACGGCATCACAGGTACACAGGATATTGGGGCATCCCGCTTCCTGGGCTTGTTTTCCCTCACTACTAAATATAATTCGTTGGTGGCTGCAGTGCCTTACCAATTGCCAAGTCCTAACTTAACCTGGGAGAGTAAACGCCAGCTCAATGCAGGTATGGATATTGGATTATTTAACAGGCTGAATTTGACCCTTGATGTTTACCGTAATGACACCAAAGACTTGTTGCTACAGGTATCGCAGCCCTTATCTGTTGGTTTTGAAACCAAATGGGAGAATGCGGGCTCAGTGATTAACAAAGGGATGGAGTTAGGCATTAATTCGACCAACATCAGAACCAAAGACTTCGAGTGGATCACTGATTTTACTTTTAACTATAACAACAACAAATTGGCAGGTTTTCCATCAGATATCGTGAAAACAGGGTCATGGAGCATCTCACAAATCTATCGCAATGGAGGAGATCTGTTCGAATTTTATATGCCAAAATGGTTAGGTGTTGATGCACAAACTGGTGCACCGCTTTGGGAGAAGCTCATCTACAATGAACAAGGTGAAGCTGTAGCGAAGGAAAGTACATCGGATTATTCACAGGCCACCAATCAGGAGGTAGGTTCGGCATTGCCTAAATACCAGGGCGGCTTTAACAACAGTTTCAGGTATAAAAACTTTAATTTAAGAGTGAGCACCTATTTTAATTATGGCAATAAGGTATTTAGTAATAACCTGAGGTTCATGATGAACGATGGTCATGAGCCTTATTACAATCAGATTAAATTACCGAAGGGGGCTAAAATATGGACGCAGCCAGGCGATACCGGAGCTACAGAGCCAAGTGCGCAAAACTCCGCTAATTCTACTGAAACCTCTACGCGTTACCTAAAAGATGGAAGTTATTTTACGATCAGGAACATTGCATTATCTTATACTTTGCCTTCATCCTGGGCGAAGAAGATGAGTATGAGCGATGTAACTGTTGGTATTACTGCGGATAATGTGGCCACCTTCTCGAACTTTTTAGGTCAGGATCCCCAAACTACCATCACACCAACCCGGTATGCAACGCCAGGGGTTTCGGATTTTAAATATCCTAACAATCGCCAGTATTTGTTAAACGTTAATTTCAGCTTTTAA
- a CDS encoding RagB/SusD family nutrient uptake outer membrane protein, protein MKNIIFTVSLFLMVAVSSCKKLSSLPSDAISTETLVNTSEGLTNALNGAYALFKDHIEFNGKVDMNNMYLRQFYHLTDFASDDIVCGQVTTDPFYYSFSLDHSPAQANSRYYWYISYKIITGVNTVIDAVEKSGKNDAATNQLLGECYFLRAFCHFNLVRLFGKPYPVDPNSPGIILRTNLSDPSKKARSTVKEVYDSVLADAEKAAGLMTRSRGVQYASQEAAWSLLARVNLYKEDQVKAIEYADKVINSGKFSLATKDTYPKLFANATSATETIFCIAFTVVDDYGKFGSIASMIYSDGNSGWGEEYASSSLRAAMSAHPEDVRWSYIVPSKDGAGVVQKKNGIEMYYISKFSFQDNLPNLSSPIMFRIAEMYLIRAEANAKAGANAAALDDVDMIRKNRGLEASLYNRVVPAGSTALDVVLAEKRIEMAFEGHRSYDVFRNKRSLNKAYWGYHLTGLKETDVDLSRIPTGYPNLTVPYTSPRIIYYLPVDEVLSNPLATQNQ, encoded by the coding sequence ATGAAAAATATAATATTCACCGTTTCCCTCTTTTTGATGGTTGCGGTAAGCAGCTGCAAAAAATTGAGTTCCCTCCCAAGCGATGCGATCAGTACGGAAACGCTGGTAAACACCAGTGAAGGCTTAACCAATGCGCTAAATGGAGCTTACGCTTTGTTTAAAGACCATATTGAATTTAACGGAAAGGTAGACATGAACAACATGTACCTGCGCCAGTTTTATCACTTAACAGACTTTGCCAGCGATGACATTGTTTGCGGACAGGTAACCACCGATCCATTTTACTATAGTTTTAGCCTGGACCATTCACCTGCCCAGGCCAACAGCCGTTACTACTGGTATATTTCCTATAAAATCATTACCGGCGTGAACACCGTTATCGATGCGGTGGAGAAATCAGGTAAAAATGATGCGGCTACCAACCAGTTATTGGGGGAGTGCTACTTTTTACGTGCTTTCTGTCACTTTAACTTAGTCCGGTTATTTGGTAAACCTTACCCGGTTGACCCTAATTCTCCGGGGATCATCCTGCGTACAAACTTGAGCGATCCTTCAAAAAAAGCAAGGTCAACCGTTAAAGAAGTTTACGATTCCGTACTTGCTGATGCCGAGAAAGCGGCGGGTTTAATGACCCGTTCGCGTGGCGTTCAATATGCCTCCCAGGAAGCCGCCTGGTCCTTACTGGCAAGGGTAAACCTTTACAAGGAAGACCAAGTAAAGGCAATCGAATATGCAGACAAAGTGATCAACTCAGGTAAGTTTAGCCTGGCCACTAAAGACACGTACCCAAAATTGTTTGCCAATGCAACCAGTGCCACTGAAACCATTTTTTGTATTGCCTTTACTGTCGTTGATGATTATGGCAAATTTGGCTCTATTGCTTCGATGATTTATTCGGATGGAAACTCTGGCTGGGGCGAGGAATATGCCTCGTCTTCCTTACGTGCGGCCATGTCTGCACATCCTGAGGATGTTCGCTGGTCTTATATTGTTCCCTCAAAAGACGGTGCCGGTGTAGTACAGAAAAAGAATGGGATCGAAATGTATTATATCAGCAAGTTCTCTTTTCAGGATAACCTGCCAAACTTAAGTTCACCCATTATGTTCAGGATTGCAGAAATGTACCTAATCCGTGCGGAAGCAAATGCCAAAGCAGGTGCCAATGCAGCGGCACTGGATGATGTGGATATGATCCGCAAAAACCGCGGCCTGGAAGCCTCGCTTTACAATAGAGTTGTACCTGCAGGTTCCACTGCTTTAGATGTAGTTTTGGCGGAGAAACGTATAGAGATGGCATTTGAAGGGCACCGCAGCTATGATGTGTTCCGTAATAAAAGAAGCCTGAATAAGGCGTATTGGGGATATCACCTGACCGGTTTAAAAGAGACTGATGTAGACCTTTCTAGGATACCAACAGGTTATCCTAACCTGACTGTGCCTTATACAAGTCCGCGTATCATTTACTATTTGCCGGTAGACGAGGTATTGAGCAATCCGCTGGCCACACAGAATCAATAA
- a CDS encoding PKD domain-containing protein, translating into MKNLKAYVFLLSALIAGSLFSSCKKDKTEIKTDLLYEVTVDGATATFSIKTEGVTGYQWDFGDGKTSTEANPSHTYPGKGKYVPTLTASVNGEPVEASTVLQIAKVSPVKINDNSFDDWSTVTKNVIPLGAKKGVFNLVKLDYDGNYVYLYGEMTGKKADAVIFDFFIDSDNNPATGWLTGTFTDGGYDVLMEGQLLTAGVDIFYHTGTNQSDFSGFKPQSIAEAYTVGTVKDEAGLVKFELRIARGKLKGLTGTGMRIGIQVIKNDWSVNLGNAPDEGTSSFFLDMNE; encoded by the coding sequence ATGAAAAATCTAAAAGCTTACGTGTTCCTGCTGTCGGCGCTGATCGCAGGTTCATTATTCAGCTCCTGTAAGAAGGATAAAACCGAGATAAAAACTGATTTATTATATGAAGTAACTGTGGATGGGGCGACAGCAACGTTCAGCATAAAAACCGAAGGCGTGACCGGTTACCAATGGGATTTTGGCGATGGCAAAACCTCAACCGAAGCCAATCCAAGCCATACTTATCCGGGTAAGGGTAAATATGTTCCAACACTAACGGCCTCGGTAAATGGCGAACCAGTGGAAGCATCAACAGTGCTGCAAATCGCCAAAGTATCCCCTGTAAAAATTAACGATAACTCTTTTGACGACTGGAGTACGGTCACCAAAAATGTGATCCCACTAGGTGCTAAAAAGGGTGTTTTTAATCTGGTAAAACTAGATTATGATGGGAACTATGTGTATTTGTATGGTGAGATGACCGGGAAAAAAGCAGACGCGGTTATTTTTGATTTCTTTATTGATTCGGATAACAATCCAGCTACGGGATGGCTTACCGGTACTTTTACCGATGGTGGTTACGACGTTTTAATGGAGGGTCAGCTGTTGACGGCTGGCGTAGATATTTTTTACCATACCGGTACTAACCAGAGTGACTTTTCCGGATTTAAACCACAGTCGATCGCTGAGGCTTATACCGTAGGCACGGTGAAAGACGAAGCTGGTCTTGTCAAATTTGAGCTGCGTATTGCACGTGGTAAACTGAAAGGTTTAACGGGTACTGGGATGCGGATCGGAATACAGGTCATTAAAAATGACTGGTCAGTAAACCTG